A window of the Diabrotica undecimpunctata isolate CICGRU chromosome 1, icDiaUnde3, whole genome shotgun sequence genome harbors these coding sequences:
- the LOC140444305 gene encoding BAG family molecular chaperone regulator 2 isoform X1, whose protein sequence is MDVDPTPGNSGGLPTSLVLQTLPKIDEDHILSSKPPKERILEMLDLLESHVEKLRKNASQIEEDKDALLCTLDSVLNADLMYSLEANDRDDVTRYADRVMNRCLTVEVKVHTHRDKLQEEALFQVNRLIDGLVMGLKSDAELARSKCESYMNACSASVVQGATDKNFESTLLGCTVDDQKKVKRRLQGLLNYFEKLEVVSLEEMNC, encoded by the exons ATGGATGTTGATCCAACACCAGGTAATTCCGGTG GTTTACCCACTTCATTAGTCTTACAGACATTACCAAAAATAGATGAAGATCATATACTAAGTTCGAAACCTCCAAAGGAGAGAATTTTAGAAATGCTAGATCTACTGGAGAGCCATGTTGAGAAATTGAGGAAAAATGCTAGTCaaatagaagaagataaagaTGCACTTTTGTGCACTCTTGATTCTGTTCTAAACGCTGATCTTATGTATAGTCTCGAAGCTA ATGACAGGGACGATGTAACCCGATATGCCGATCGAGTCATGAACAGATGCCTAACTGTAGAAGTTAAAGTACATACACACAGAGATAAACTGCAAGAAGAAGCCCTGTTCCAAGTTAACCGCCTGATCGATGGACTCGTCATGGGGCTCAAATCTGACGCTGAATTGGCTAGATCTAAATGTGAAAGTTATATGAATGCCTGTTCTGCTAGTGTTGTCCAA ggCGCCACAGACAAGAATTTCGAATCAACTCTTTTGGGCTGTACGGTAGACGATCAGAAAAAGGTCAAGAGACGACTTCAGGGCCTGCTCAACTACTTCGAAAAGTTAGAAGTAGTGTCGTTAGAAGAAATGAATTGTTAA
- the LOC140444305 gene encoding BAG family molecular chaperone regulator 2 isoform X2, which produces MDVDPTPGLPTSLVLQTLPKIDEDHILSSKPPKERILEMLDLLESHVEKLRKNASQIEEDKDALLCTLDSVLNADLMYSLEANDRDDVTRYADRVMNRCLTVEVKVHTHRDKLQEEALFQVNRLIDGLVMGLKSDAELARSKCESYMNACSASVVQGATDKNFESTLLGCTVDDQKKVKRRLQGLLNYFEKLEVVSLEEMNC; this is translated from the exons ATGGATGTTGATCCAACACCAG GTTTACCCACTTCATTAGTCTTACAGACATTACCAAAAATAGATGAAGATCATATACTAAGTTCGAAACCTCCAAAGGAGAGAATTTTAGAAATGCTAGATCTACTGGAGAGCCATGTTGAGAAATTGAGGAAAAATGCTAGTCaaatagaagaagataaagaTGCACTTTTGTGCACTCTTGATTCTGTTCTAAACGCTGATCTTATGTATAGTCTCGAAGCTA ATGACAGGGACGATGTAACCCGATATGCCGATCGAGTCATGAACAGATGCCTAACTGTAGAAGTTAAAGTACATACACACAGAGATAAACTGCAAGAAGAAGCCCTGTTCCAAGTTAACCGCCTGATCGATGGACTCGTCATGGGGCTCAAATCTGACGCTGAATTGGCTAGATCTAAATGTGAAAGTTATATGAATGCCTGTTCTGCTAGTGTTGTCCAA ggCGCCACAGACAAGAATTTCGAATCAACTCTTTTGGGCTGTACGGTAGACGATCAGAAAAAGGTCAAGAGACGACTTCAGGGCCTGCTCAACTACTTCGAAAAGTTAGAAGTAGTGTCGTTAGAAGAAATGAATTGTTAA